From a region of the Vicinamibacteria bacterium genome:
- a CDS encoding BON domain-containing protein, which produces MSSSSKLSLTLGSALLMWNLAVQSAHAARPDAWITSRARFALLTTDGAGRTAVKVDTEHGQVTLHGTVSSQGEKDKAEAAVRGVEGVTGVRNLVEVVPETRKEAVKASDSDVRRAVEIALKTDKNLDGINVESVDNGVVLLGGKTQAIAQRLRAIEAAYDCAGVRHVASKIETSEK; this is translated from the coding sequence ATGAGTTCAAGCAGCAAGCTAAGTCTGACCCTGGGCAGTGCCCTCTTAATGTGGAACCTTGCCGTTCAATCGGCGCACGCCGCCCGGCCCGACGCCTGGATAACGTCAAGGGCCAGGTTTGCGCTCCTCACGACCGACGGCGCGGGCCGCACGGCGGTGAAGGTCGATACCGAGCATGGGCAAGTCACCCTCCACGGGACGGTGAGCAGCCAAGGAGAGAAGGACAAGGCCGAGGCAGCGGTCCGAGGCGTCGAGGGCGTGACGGGCGTCCGGAACCTGGTGGAGGTCGTCCCGGAGACTCGCAAGGAGGCCGTGAAGGCCTCGGACAGCGATGTGAGGAGAGCGGTCGAGATCGCCCTGAAGACCGACAAGAACCTCGACGGGATCAACGTGGAGTCGGTTGACAACGGGGTCGTGCTCCTCGGCGGAAAGACCCAGGCCATCGCCCAAAGGCTGCGCGCGATCGAGGCCGCTTACGACTGCGCCGGTGTGCGGCACGTGGCCTCCAAGATCGAGACGAGCGAAAAGTAA